The Argentina anserina chromosome 5, drPotAnse1.1, whole genome shotgun sequence genome includes the window TGAGTAAGTCACTCAATCCTTGCCAAGTGCTAGGAAAATCATGTTTAAACATATACCACCTGTCAGATGCTTTGTGAGTGAGATGCATAGTGGCTATAGAAAGCTTCCTTTCCTCTGGAATTTGGTAGAACTCAAAGTATTGTTCTGCCTTATTCAACCACTCAACAGGATCACCACCACTGAAAGTGCCAAACTCAAGTCTCATCTGTTTCATAGTTGGCAAATTAGGGTCACCCACTGGCTGAGCATGGCTCTGAAAGTAGTAGGGGTTGAAAAATGGTTGAGCATAAGCCATTTGAGGTTGTGAGTTGTCGGGAAACGTTTGAGCAAATGTCATCTGTTGTTGTGAGCTATTTGGAAGTGACTGGTTACCCACACCATTGGTTTGGTTCGGTTGTGTTTATTGAGAAGTTGTATGGAGTTTTGTTAAATGAAATTTGGCGGTCGAAGGAAGTGGAGCAGTTGTTCTTGTGGGTAGGGGAGCCCAAAGGCATGAGAGGAGGTGGTTGTGGTGGTATAAACTGAGCAAAATTGCCAAACATAGGAATGCCATAAGGAAACATGTAAGGATAAGCTTCAGGATTGACCATATTAGCACTAAATTGAGCATATGTCTGAGTTGGTAAAGGTGCAGAAAAACTAGATAAACCATCACCATTCATGGAATTCACTCCTATCGGTTTGTTAAACACAGATTTAGGTTTAACTACTAGGTTCTTATTGCAACCCACAGAAGCAACTTCCAACAAATCATCAACAATATCATGAATCTCAGCCTTATCACCAGTATGATcaacaaaaatattatttctAGGTGAAAAATTACCCTCACAACGAGCCATGGTTGAAGAGGTAGCTGAACCCCCTTCCGTAGGTAGCACACCCTTTTGCGGAGTAAACACCACCTGTGTTCCACTCGATTGTCCCATGCTAGGTTTGAGCTGTGCGAGTTGTTGTTGAATCCCTTCCATCATCATCGTTTGAAACTGCTGCAGCTGAGCCTGCATCGAGGACTTCAGATCTGCAAGTTGCGCGTTAGTCTCATCCAGCCGAGTATTCGTGGCCTCACGATGAGCCTGCAACTCCATTTCAAATTGGAGGAGGTCATCAGAAACAACGCCGTCGTCGGAAGCACGAGGAGAAGCAGGTTGACCCCCCTTCGCCCGCAAATTCGCCATGATCGTAGGCTCTGGATACCAAATATTAAGATAAAACTataaattggataaaaataGCAGCTATATTGAAATTGGTAAAAGCTTACAAGAAAAGATCACAATATCAGCATGAATCCTAGATAGGTCGATGGAGCTAGACCTTATACCCATATCCAACCACTCTGATACGTATCAATACATGAGTGGACAATCATAAGCTCATTACAACCTTAATTGTTGGCTTAATTAAACTAACAGTCAAGTCACACATTCCTCACATGAGTACTTAACTAAATATCATAACATGTGACCCTAAAGTTGCAATGGGAAGCAATGtatcaaatataaaatatGGCACTAAgcaatataaaataaataataaatgaaACCATGTGTTGAGAATGTGTAATTAAGCTACTGTGAGAACCTTGATTAACTAAAAGATGTGAAGAGGTGCCGCCATAGCTTAAAAAAAACTTTCTTGGCGGTgctatgtttttttgttttagcaACCTCAATCAAGTTTAATGAGACAAATCAACGAAGCTTGAAGTAATTGAATCCACAACGGGGGAAGCAAACTCATTATGACAAAGCTCACAGTGACTACCTGTTCCAAAGTTTAGCGAAGAGATTGTCAATTTCTCTGTGGCGTTTCATCGAACAGGTCGTGGGCGTCTGGTTGCTCCTTTACATTTGGGACAATGAGAACTAGTGATCCCTGACCATGATTCCAAATCGTATGTTTCTTGTTTTCTATGATGGGGTTCCAAATCATCGATGTGAAGTGGCACCGCTTTGACTTCAACCACCAATGTACTGTTGGTCTGAGAATACAAATTACAAAATGAAAGGGTGGTCTTCTCTCGTCAAGCATAGATACCACCCCAATTTTCTGTGCTTTATGGAAGCTCCTACGTGTCCATCTTCAGTCCGCCTTCAAGTTTCTCTCCACTTTATTGCTCTACTGATACGGCGACAGAAAGAACCAAATAGAAAAGGTGAAGAATGATAGATTGAAGTGAAACGAAGTAAAGGGCTGCGTCATCGTATCTCTTTGGGCCtctacaaataaaataattggaaACAAGCCCGTATTACAAAGGCCCATGCCTCACCTAAAACTTAAGCTCAAACTATCAACAACTTCAAAGTCCATGTAAAACAGTGTAAAGCCCATGTCAGGTCTCAAGGCCCAACTGCAAGCTCGACACGGATGCCCTAATCAAACCTTCAAAATTTCACTAAATATTGAGGCCCGTTGCAAAGCCGACACTATTCCAAACTGTCCACTGCCACTAAATTCCGAGGCATGTTGCAAAGCCCAACAAACACTACCAAATTgggaatacgcttgatggatTCAAGTTTTACACGCATCCATCAAGCTCAAATGTCAGACAAAAAATGAAAGCCAAAATGTATGAACTACGGTCGATTTGATCCCTCAAAACAGGTACATAGGCAATCTAGCGACCCACTAGATGCAACCACATATCCTAAATCGAATTTCTGACCACCAGTCAAATTCCTGACACGCTAGTCAAATTCATCAAGCAccagaaaaatcaaatcattCTCTAAATGCTCGAATGCAAACTCGATGACTTTAAACCCTCACATATGCCTCAAACACAAATTTCAAGTAAATGGGTCATCTAGCCATTGGAATCTCAAAAACCCGGCACTACATGTGGTTTGATCCCGCAAGGGTATGTAGGCAATCTAGAGTCAAATAATCTGCAACCGCATCATAAACACTATtcaaaattccaaaatcaaagccCTCCATTGAGTCATTCACTCATTGGAACTCTTGAACTACGAGTGGCTTGATCCCTTCCAGGATACGTAGGCAACCCATCATAAATTCCGGGTGCAactacaaaaacaaacaaactcaTATCAGTTTCTTTATAAATGGAATCAAAGGTGTTCCCTTGTAACAAGAGATTGTAATTAAGAGACATATTTTGGTTGTAGCATCTTTTTGGCTGCATATTTTACGCAATATAGACAAATGTTAGAATACAAACTTTAAATTGAATCTcagaataaaaaaatgaacttAAAGATACAAAAACACACCTTATGTGCCTTCAAAAAATGGTAACAGCAATTATACTTCATGCAAAACATCTGACGTGCTTAGATCATTGTGTACAACCTAAAATtttatgcaagagagaaaaacATACATTAAAGCTGAAGTTAGTAAAGTCCATCGAGAGATCAATAATTGATGACCCGGGAAAATGAAAGGGGGAAAGCATAAAATTTATGCCTAAGATAATAATTGGAGCCCACTTTCTAACACTTTTGTGTCTAGTTCTAGATTTCAACTGTTACTTAGAAAAGAAGGCAGATAAAAGAACTAAAAGAATGGAGAGCGGAAAACCAGAAAGGAGATAAGAAGCACAATCtatgaaacaataaaaatggagaaaatcatgcagtaaaataaaaataatctaACTTATGGCCAAGGTTAGATACTTAGATTTAGAGCCGAGTTTccatttcttttgtttttggttctaGATTTCAACTGTTATAAgagataaaagaaaataaaaggactaaaagaaaaaggaaaggagGATCAGAGATATGGAGTACAATCTCTGGAATAACGACAGTGAAAGAAATTTATGCAGTCAACTCAAGTTGTTTTTGGTATTGACTATTTTATCTGCAATTTCTCACCCACCCTACGCTTTTTTCATTAAATTTTCCTAAAGTTTCCTCCATACTAACTTAtaaataaaaaccaaaaatgaaaTACCAAACTGGCAGTCactgatttaatgatttaGATGCATCAGTTCAAACTGGAGACAATAAATTAACACCATGCCGCAATAGTTCCCTTCtagtatttttatatattagaATGGGTTACttctttgaaagaaacgcaaCTGAGGTTAAAAAACATTTTTGGAATTGGGAAATCATTGTACTATCAGAGACGTCAACATTATGACATAACATATAATTGGATCCAGTGAATTAAAAGATATGTGAAGGTTGCAGCTTTTCCATATTCACAATTTCAGGAAAGAATGATTGCAGAGATCTGTGTAGGATCTAAACAAATCAAGTTCAAATGTTCACGAAATTAAACTACTTACCAAATTTCCATCCACCATAGCTTTTGcactttttaaatatttagcATGAACTTAAATTTCATGACAAAGGGCTTCACTCATAGTCTGAACATTTGATGAGTTCTTCTAAGATATTGGTAACCTGAGAATagttaattataccatgagACCACATTCTAAAGCCAGTTAATGAGGTATCACTAATGAAAATACAGAGACCACTATTTACTAATAAATTGTTCTCAGCCCTATAAGATCATATCAGGTGGCTCAAGTAAAAGTCTGATAAGCCAAGCAAATTATAATACAACAGATAAGGAAAAGAAATGAGGATCAAATTCAACGTTGAATTTTAAAATGCCTCCACAATGCAAACGAAACCAAACATTTTATGAGGTCTATGGCTGAAGCTGTACATGATCGACACTTGTAACTGATAACGTACTCCATAACAACTTTGATTAGATTGTGGTAGCTTAATAATGAAATCATCAACAAGCAAGTTAGTGTAACAGTAAAGGATTCTTTGAACTAGTAAAATTTGAATAATATGAAAGAACAGGAAAAAGTGACCCGACTGCATGAGAAATTATTCAAGTTGTTTTTACTCTTTCATCTTCATTAGTTTTACTATGCCTCTATTTTATAGAACCCCATGATGGAAAAAGAATTTCAAAAACCACCTTTCATTGAAGCAGAACAATGAATTCTAAGATCTACATATATGCAACAATTGCATTATAAATATAGCAAATGTTTTCTGATAGGTTGAACTTTCAGAATAGGACCAAATCTTTTCATATAGGTCGTATACACATAAAGATAATATCATAGTCACCCCCTAATCATCCCCCAGAAACATTAGAAAGAGGATACAATCTGCCTTAAAGTGCCATCACATTGATGATGCATCAATTTCAGAAGCCATAATTGCAGCATCATTTCTACCTAAATAAGCTCATGATTAAACATACATATCATGTTTAAACAAAAGACCATACCTAATATCAAAGTTGTACATGCACCTAAATCCTTGAAGGGAAGTTAGAACCTTTCCCAATTTGAAGTCACAAGGTCTTAGGTTGCTTGATGTAATATTTGAAGTCACCATACAATTCCGACATGTCCACCTACAAAAGATAAACTTGTTCATGAGCCAGCAATCACCTCCCATATTATGAAAAGAGCATGATGTAGCAAGAAAGCATTCTTGAATTGAGATAGGAATTATACCTCCTTGGACTATAACAAATGTGAATAAGAAGTCTCTCATCCCAATCATTCTCAGAGAGTGGTGCTGCTCTGGCAACTCCCATTACAGTCTGCAAAAGCCTTTTCattaataaaaacaaaaataattttcttttgttcagAATAAGCATGGCATAAATTTTAAACGACTATAGGAGTCCCAAAAACAATCTCTCATCAGGTTCTCATATTATAAATTAAGAAACTTAGCACTAATCAGGGAATTCATCATAACAGAACCATATAGATTCTAGACTGATTATATATAGTCACACTTTCTAAAATAGTAGCTTTCAGAAAATGAGAAGTTAAATCTAGCCAATGTCGTACACATTAGCAATCTCCTCTCTTCTACATACTTCAACTGTAACTAATCACACAAAGAAAGCTACTTTAACCGCTCTCTGGCACAGTACTGCTTTACAAACCTATTATCCACATCAAAAAACATACAGCCTACGCATATCAGTACTCGGGTACTCACAACCTGTAAAGGAACATATATATGCACTAAACGAATATCAATTCAATTCACTTCCAAAAAAAACACCTGACAAAGCACAATGTTGGAATTCTTGAAGGCATTTTCGCTAATCCAAACGTAAATCCCAACCACCTTCATCCCTCCCACCAACATTTTCGACACCTAAAACATCAAACGCAGTCAAAACCCTAACCAAAAATGGAAACACAAGCTGAATCATCAAAAACTCCAAAATGTGATCAATCTTCAACTGAAAATCAAGCTGCAATCAGCAATGCATGTAAAGCAACTGACCTGACGAGCATGCTCGGCGACCCGATCCTTGTCGATAGAAACCGACTGGGAATCAGAGGAGGACTGAGCTTTGGCCTTGGGCCCCTTTCTCTTGTCCGGCTCGGCGAGGGAGCAAGCCAGCGCTCCGTCGTCGTTGGGCGGAGTCGGGACAAGATCAAAGACGAGCCTCGGTCTAGAGTGGGGCTGAGCTTGCCTATGACGAGCCCCACCTGAATTGCGGAACAGAGAGAAGAAGACGGTGAGTTTGAGAATCGGCGatgagagacagagagagaaaggacCTGGGCGGCGGTAGAGGATTGCTCGAGGCGAGCCTCGGCTAATTTGAGCTGGGTTTCTTCTCCGATCACAGCTTTCACCATTACTGCTGTGGTGAGCTTTGAAAATTTGGACTCACGAGTCTgaattttgagattttgagagaGAAACTTTAAGAAAGTCCAAAACGGTGCGTTACGGGCAGCGATCATCTGTCGGTCGGTCGGGACAAATCCTAGCGCGTAACTTTCTGCTGAAtgtaagtttttattttggatAAATACTAATACGTAACTTTCTGgcaaattatttttcttcgGGTAAATTTCTCATATGACGTTTTATATGGGGTTATTTTGATAATTTGGACATaatgtataaaaatatataatttagtaaatgaagttctcatttgtaagtcTTCTAGTACCATTATCAGttttgattatatttttaagGTTATTTTCATCGCTCAAACTCTAAACTCCATAAATccacattttattttattttatcctATAATTGCTTTATTtgaagataattaaattgatatatctcaTTCCCTTATTATCCCCTTCGCatgtatcaaaaaaaaatcccGCGGAGGAATAAATTGTCTTTATGCAatctcaaatttttttatttaaattatttttaaattacatATAACGAGTAATattcaaggttctaaaaattTCCGCCTATGTTTGATTAGTTCCCACCTAAGCACTAGGCGATCACACATCGCCAGATTATGTCCTAGTTCCCATAGCTAGGCGGGAAGCTGAAAGTCGGCTTACTAATCCGCTGAATCGACCATCTAAGCTGCTTAATTAGTACCTAAGCAGCTtaagtttgaatttttttcagGCATACGCTTGGAAAAATTAAATTCACAATTGCTTTTGAATTTCTAAAATCACATTTGTCCCATTGTTGTGGAATATTTTATCTATGTTTTGagtattttcaatatatttgattaCTATAATaccaattatatttttttatataaatatatgcattcgtatttaaaaatgaaaaaccgCTTAGTCCTCCGACTAGATGTTAGTCCCTAACTTTCTGTCCGACTAACACTTAGCGTTTTCAGAACCTTGGTAATAATTTAAATGTAATAGCTATAGTAAGAAGATTCATATTtagatatataattaaatactTATGACATTTTATACTTTACAACCTTATGGAGGTGTATTTAGATCACCCCaaaactttttttatttttgtaactTTTTCGGATCGAAATTACCCTGTAAATATTCCtagtaaaaagaaaatttgccCTTTGTTATTTTCGGGTCGGAATAAAATCATCAATTTTATATTCCACCGAATCAAAAAGCCTTCCCCGTCACGCGACTCACGCCTCTATTCTTTTTCCAATGTCAAAAACCAAAAGGTCGAGAAGGAACCTCTCTTATTTTTTTGGTCGAAGGAGGAGCCTCCCTCTCTGGTCTCCACTTGCGCACACAAACCCTCCAGAGCTTTCTCAGCAATGGAGAACTACTCCTACCCTGACTCCCGCGAGTCCTCCCCACGCTCCCGCGAAGTCGACTGCGACACTCCCTCCTGGGACGACCagccccctcctcctccgccctCCTCCACCGCCTACAAGGTCAAGCTCTTGTGCAGCTACGGCGGCAAAATCCAGCCCCGTCCCCACGACAACCAGCTCGCTTACGTCGGCGGCGACACCAAAATCCTCGCCGTCGATCGCAACATCAAACTCTCCGCCTTCATTTCCAAGCTCTCCTCCATCTCCGACTCCCTCTCCGACGCTCCTCCTCTCTGCTTCAAGTACCAGCTCCCCGGCGAGGATCTCGACGCCCTCATCTCCGTCACCAACGACGAGGACCTCGACCACATGATGATCGAGTGCGACCGCCTCTACCGCGCCTCCCCCAAGCCCGCGCGTCTCCGCCTCTTCCTTTTTCCGGCCAATCCTCCCGCTCCGGCGAGCTTCGGCTCCAACGAGTCCAAGTCCGAGCGCCAGTGGTTCGTCGACGCCTTGAATTCTGTCCAGATCCAGTCACCGGAGGGCTCCTCCCCCACCGCTCCGGCCTCCACCAACCCCGATTTCCTGTTCGGATTCGATAAAGGCTACGCCGCCGCCGTTCCGGTGGCCAAATTGCCCGACTCCGTTACTCCTCCGACGGTTCCTGATTCGCTGGTGAAGAACACTCtggccggcggcggcggcggcggaggaccGGAATTGGTCGCCGAACCGGCGCTGTCGCAATTGGA containing:
- the LOC126795806 gene encoding uncharacterized protein LOC126795806, translated to MANLRAKGGQPASPRASDDGVVSDDLLQFEMELQAHREATNTRLDETNAQLADLKSSMQAQLQQFQTMMMEGIQQQLAQLKPSMGQSSGTQVVFTPQKGVLPTEGGSATSSTMARCEGNFSPRNNIFVDHTGDKAEIHDIVDDLLEVASVGCNKNLVVKPKSVFNKPIGVNSMNGDGLSSFSAPLPTQTYAQFSANMVNPEAYPYMFPYGIPMFGNFAQFIPPQPPPLMPLGSPTHKNNCSTSFDRQISFNKTPYNFSINTTEPNQWCG
- the LOC126796126 gene encoding uncharacterized protein LOC126796126 encodes the protein MENYSYPDSRESSPRSREVDCDTPSWDDQPPPPPPSSTAYKVKLLCSYGGKIQPRPHDNQLAYVGGDTKILAVDRNIKLSAFISKLSSISDSLSDAPPLCFKYQLPGEDLDALISVTNDEDLDHMMIECDRLYRASPKPARLRLFLFPANPPAPASFGSNESKSERQWFVDALNSVQIQSPEGSSPTAPASTNPDFLFGFDKGYAAAVPVAKLPDSVTPPTVPDSLVKNTLAGGGGGGGPELVAEPALSQLEIQRQIHELHRMQIAAGHEPTLYQRKGDEQLPNPRGAYTADYYPQKPPENIAPGPGAAPVPMPAHLQFPTGYLPERHMNTGSYHVAAAPGAGEQQQQQQQPVYLVSTPAGVYQAPPGHRPATGPVGQAYYGVPPQRMVPEVYRDAQVYNTAVAAQQQQQHQQQQQQQAKVAAYSEGFAQVGYDNAGRQVYYTTAGGPVASSYQTVAPVPVPVDARQGGAGGALNQIQDGAR